In Benincasa hispida cultivar B227 chromosome 8, ASM972705v1, whole genome shotgun sequence, the sequence TAACTTTTAAATATGCATGGTAAACGTTATgtatgtgattttttaaaatttaataaccTTAAGAAAAGctaaaaagaaaggagaaaggttataattaaatatgttaaagtaaatataaaaattaaaccaGGGATGGTTAACGGAATTTTTCTTTAGTCCAACAAATGAAGCTGAGAAATTTGAACCTTTTATTTAAAGAGataatatatattcaattatatttattttagcaATTAATTGTACTACAtatattaaaatctaaaattaaaagattttaCCACATATGtcataatttaaaacaaaactgGAGGATTCTTTAAGGTAAGACCCAGATCCCACAACAGCCTCAAACTAAGGACATCTTGATAGTTCGTGCGTCCCAAAAGAGGAAGTCAAAGACTCGGGTCTTGAATTAACCTAGTCGAGTTCATTTTATTTCATGAAAACGGTCTTGGGTAACCAAGTCAAGCTCACTACCCAAAACATACAATCTCAGGTGCAACACCTATGATGCCACTGCATGATATTACACATGTTCCAAGTGGAAGTTAGACGGTATATGGCTTTATAAATAGACTATTCTACCACCTTATGGGATAAACAATATTTTGTGTGCTTAGCCAAATTGAACGTTTCGCGTACTCGATACCACATAGGTGTGAGTTCCCTACATGTCAGTTCATATTAAGTTCATGGACAAGAGGAGTTTCATTTGGAGACAAGGATGAGATCCGTGTGACAATAAAAATCTTTCCTTATTGTTTTTAGAACAATACTTGGGTGTTGGTTAAGTTACATCTATCTTTGTGTACTCCACCAATTGTCCAagaaattttgactttttttaaaaaggttaaATCGTTATTTTCTTACCATGTGATAAATGAAGAGGCGAGATAGTATAGCCAAAACTTCACCTAATCATTGTCTATTTTTTAAGCTTTTTTATggttttaaattacaaaaataaaattcatatttattatttaccCACATATATTAAACTTGTGTGATTTTTACCGTGCATATTTAATAACTGCTTAAGAACCAATATATTCGACCAACGGTAAAAAGAATGGTAAATAAGTAAATATAGGAATTAAGTACAATATTATGTATTAATCTTTGTTTATCTCGAATGGGCCTCAGGCTTGACTAAATGCTCATTATTGATTATTGGGCTATTTTTCTGGACTGTGGAGTTGACATAATTGAGCCCAGAGTAATTACTCTTGGGCCTGTTTGCATTGGCCCAAAATTTACAAGGTTGTCATACTAGTCCAATTGAGTGATGTTTGGGTAGGCTAGAAATTTTAGGATATATAACGGTGGTTTGTAATtgaaaaatgtctatttttagTTTGTAATGAAAAATGTCGAAACGTGTGTAGTAATTTTGTTTTCTCACTTTTATCCCCccgtttcttttaattttgaaaatgcaTCCTTTTAGTCCTTCCTAAAAAATCTCCATGGAGGTGTATCCCTAAAAAATCTCACAAATTcaatatttatcttttaaatatttttgaactaaATATTTATCTTCTCGACATCTACGAAATCCTTTTCAAATCTTTTCGTATTTGGAATTTATGTAGCTTTTGTGACTAGAAGTGAAAGATAAATGATGGAGAAACCCACGATCAATGAATTTAAGCGAGCAGAAGAACTCACATCTAGACGATTATGGTAGTGAATCCAAATGTTAGTGGGTTGTTCAACAAGGCAGCAACAAAATAGGATGAACTCAAATGACAGCCGCACCAGTGATTGGATCTAAGCGGTGATGACGATTCTTGGTAGAAGACAACTCACAAAATCTCTTGTTTGTGTCgattatttcaaatgattttaCACCTACAAATACGTTGTCTATGCATGTAACATCAAACATCACACACCTATGAGGTATAACAAATATTGTGCATTCGTAGGGGATGTAGGTttatgtattttcttctttagagAGATGAATGAGAGAATATAATGGTTATGTCAATTAGTTGATTTGAAAGGTTTGGTATGTTGATTTGATTCATGGATTAGGGGTTATTGTATGTGATGAGAGTGTAATTAAGGGGGTAGAAATGCCTAGAGCGATAGAGTTTAATGTATGGCTTGTTTTCTAAAGAGTGAGattattattgtattttttatttgttcctTATTGAGTTTTACACGTTAAATTACAAACAGGGCAACGTAGAGTTCTTGTATTTAGTTTGAGGTTTAGTTATTggtatttctatattttaaaataataataataataataataaattctgactttttttttaaattttttccacaattttttgtttgtttttttgggttttagatgagttaatcttttttttttttttttctgatttcATCTTGATTTATTTTAGCCATAAGGTTGATGTATACACCTTGTATTTGTGCATATGATATGGGCTTTAGCTTTTGGTATTTCCTTATTTGTGAAAATACCGTTGACATTAAttgttttattgtttatatCATTATGTGATTGTGATTCAGTTTTGATTCGGTTAGTGATGtgatttagttttgattttattagtGTAGActacaatattttatttatttttcattctgTTTTAGATTTAGATTTCATTTTAAATACTCTATAattatagatttttaaaaaagaatttatttcaaatggtaaagccaaaattttgaaactataAATAATAGACGTTGATAAAGTGagtatctattattgatagttctaaaattttactatgtttttgtaaatattttgatttatttttctatacttaaaaataatcattttcaaaaatgtaatttattcattttaaaattaatgaaaaatgtaattcaacattttttaaaaaaaatttagtcgACCCTAAGGCATGTTTGCTGTCTCTAAAAAGTTTGTGGTGTGATtttcaaggattttttttttttttttttatagtgcaATTAAGATTGAGTAATCGATGTTAATTAGAGCATAATTAAAATGATTAAGACGTGTTTCATCCACCAAAATATTAAATGTTCGTATCTTCCTACTTATTATTGGATGGAAAAGAAGACTTCCATACAACATTAATCTTaccaaatatttaaaatatgaatgAATTATGTGGTCCTGTTCGGTAATAATTTCGTTTTTCATATTTGGTTTTTAAGTTTATAGATACTATTTTTACCGACAAATTTCTTCCCTtcattatctactttttacaacctaatttttaaaactaaaaaaaataactttaaaaaactcgtattttgttttttgaatttggctatAATTTAACCATTTTAGTTAAGAAAAATGGATATTATAGtaagaaaataagaaaggaatagacttaattttcaaaaaacaaactGATTATCAAAGGACTATATAAATTACTATCAAGCATTGACTAACACAATTAAGAAATTGATTAGTCAAGGTGAACTCTCAAAGGAAGCAACATAAATTGATTAGTCAAAAACTCGATTAGTCCTTAAACAAACAGTAAAGTATGAATTTCAAATGCTTCCCGACCAAGTTGactttgtttaattaaaaacggATTTGTTGTATActttatttagattaattagttttttaatcTTATATTCACTTGGGTTCTTTTAGTTACCAATGATATTTTAGtccattattttaattaaaaataaatttctttttgaaGTCTAGCCATTCTTGTGAACTAAAAAATCATTATTTTAAGGTTTAAGTcatattttagtctctaaactttgcATATTATTCTATCAtggtctttaaacttttaaaaatatttgttttagtccctaaactttttttttaaaaatgcttCCTTTGATCTTTGCTAGTAAAACTTTGTCAACTTAAAGAAATGGCCAGGTGgttggtattttttttatgactaaactacaaaataaattaactatattaaaaattCTATGGTTTTAATCTTGAATAAGGTGGTAAAGTGattttgtattgaatatatggTGGTAAAGTAAAAGTCTTTTTCGTTCAAGATTTTGGCCGTTCACTATTTTGGTGCATTCGTAGTTGGCACTTTACTTCATATCAATCTTATTCAACACATCTAGAGCCCGAAAAGATACGTTGCCTCACATTTTCgtttatttttaacaaaaagtTAACTATGTATACtaagataaatattttttaaaagtttagggactaaatgaacgttttaaaaagtttagagaccaaaatagaacaagattCAAAGTTCAGAGATCAAGATAAGATTTAAACGGTATTTTAATAAGATTGACTTGTTGAGTTGGTTATAGAATGTTAACAATAGATCGCTTGTATAGCAATTTATAACTAgaaagtttaaatttttaatgGTACGTTCATTTGATAATTAGTCTAGCTCATCGTGTGTGGGATAAGTTATTCAAGATCCTTCCTGTATTCATTGTCGAGGTTAAATGGACGACTCATGAGTGGAATATATTTTAATCCAtgattgttgtttttcttagacctcgtttgataaccacttagttttggagtttttgttttcgaaaattaagcatataaaaCACTATTTGcactttcaaatttcttcatctgttatttactttttataaataatttaaaaaacaaagtcaaaattgctaaaaaagaagtagtttttaaaaacccattttttatttttaaatttggctaaaaactcaacaattatacttaagaaatatgcaaatcattgtaagaaacgaaaagaaaatagactcaattgttaaaaacaaaaacaaaaaatgaaatgattaccaaacgaagCCTTAGTTTTTTTCCCCACCAAACGAagccttagttttttttttccctctcttgtATTCTACAAAGAAAAAACAAGATTTATAAAGTTTGGTAATTCTTTATTGgcataatgtttttttttacaagataaccttcGTAGAGGTCAAAGGTTCTACCCCATTCTCGTAGTTgttgtattaaataaattaaaataaaatggtatATAGTATACTATTGAATCTCCCCATCATATTTGGGGtgcaatattttaaaatgtggAAATATTggacaatttaaaaataattaattgaactccaACTTCTCATTCACattgatattaaaaatattcaaatagCAAAAACGAACATAGTTCAACTGATATATAAGAGTCTTACTACCTACCAGACCTATGGTTCAAATccctattaaaaaaataataatattcaaatatagaTGAATTGAAAAGATACTACTTTAAGTTCAAATATAGCACTTTAATTCAAATAGTACGAAATTTGTTATACACCttcttttaaaagtatttttaggTACAACAAATGAAACACCGTACCAATTACTATTAAACTATACCCACACGCTTAAAAAATAAGCATAAATTTAGTACACCTTTTTTTAAGCTGTCATCATAGCAATACTCGAGTTATTCATTTACTGTGACGGCataaaatatacttttaaacATGGGATAACATGTGTATATACATGGAAAAAGACAATTTTTCTAAGGTTGTTTGACAAATATGAGGTAAAACGACAATCTTataattgaaattttcaaaacaacagACAACAAGTTCAAAGTGAAAAAACATAAAgtagtttttattattattatttttttttctaaaaaaaaagtcttCTCTAGTGTTCAAAAGAgacttaaaattgatttcacaagggaaaaaaatcaaataaaaagaatatagttttgtaaatagaaataaaagagtatttttttttcccaataaaAAAAGAGTTGGAAAGTTCAGATATGGAATTTATAAATGGAAAAGAAGGTATAAAAGGAGTTAAAAACTCCATTTGCACTCCTCTCCGATTCACTTTAGGCCTGTTCTCTCAATTCCAGGGTTCAGCGGACACGGcgataaaattgaaaacccaTTTCTCCCGTTCGATAAACCCTCAATTTCTCCGAAATGGGAGAAATCAAACGTAAAAGAGGCCGAAAACCCAAAGATTCCAAGGCGGAGGCCCTAGATTTTCCTCCACCGACCACCGCTACTTCCACCAGTGTTGCCGTCGCCATGGATGACGTTTTTTCAGTCAGCAACGTCGAGCTTATGGACCCAGCATCCACTTCTAAACACCACCAGAACCGCCGTGGGAGACCCAAGAAGCTTTCGAAGCATGTGGAAAATCCCGACAAGTTCCCGCAATTGTCTCCCTCTAGACGTGGCCCTCGCGGCGTCGAAAATGGCGATTTTACAGCTTCCGGCGATGCCTTACCGACTTCTATCGTTTCGGAAAGGGTGCAGCCGGAATGGCCCGGCATCGCGAGAGTCGTGCCGGCGATGGACGCTGTGGTTAAGGTGTTTTGTGTGCACACGGAGCCGAATTTTTCGCTTCCTTGGCAGAGAAAGAGGCAATATAGTTCAAGTAGTAGTGGCTTTGTGATTAGTGGAAGGAGGGTGCTCACTAATGCTCATTCCGTCGAGCATTATACCCAGGTTAAGCTTAAGAAGCGTGGTTCAGATACGAAGTACTTGGCAACCGTACTTGCGATCGGAACTGAATGCGATATCGGTAATGGGATCCATTGCCCTTGACCtctgtcttcttcttcgttgtcTTTGGGTTTTAGTTTAATTCAAGGGGAAATTTTCACACTAGATTGTGttcgacctattttctatgttttatcTCAATCTGAAATTGTGCGGACGATATCATGCATTCCGGTTGATCAAGATTGTATTGTTGCTAGAGTTGAGAAAACTAGTAGTTTCTTTGTGGGCTTAACTGCCCGGAAATTCATTATTTATACTCAAGGAAATGGTGTAATGCATGTCGATTAGCAAATGGGTTACTTTAGATGCGATTCTCTCTGTGCATTTATGTTTGGTTACTGTTACGAAACTTAATAATGGATAAATATGAAAGCTTAATATGTAATAGAAAGACAAGGATTGATAAATCACTCCATAATTAAAGATGAATGATGGAAATGGATCACGATCCATGTAATTATGGGCTCACCTACCATTTTTCTCATTGTCTTGTATTTTGCATGAATTTATGgttccattcatttattttgtcGTGAACTCAAAGCATCAAGTATTGTGATCTATGATGTTGCAGCAATGCTTACGGTCGAGGATGATGAGTTTTGGGTGGGAGTTTCACCTGTAGAATTTGGGGAATTACCTGCGCTGCAAGATGCAGTAACTGTTGTTGGTTACCCAATTGGAGGTGATACAATTTCTGTCACAAGTGGGGTTGTATCGCGGATAGAAATCCTTTCTTATGTGCATGGGTCTACTGAGCTTCTCGGTCTACAGGTTTTGAGCTTTTGAGCCTAGTCCACATTGCTATATTTAGTTTTTCAGGAATAGGAATAATGGCTGATGCTTTACTTCAACTACTTTCTACTGTAGATAGATGCTGCTATAAACTCTGGTAATTCTGGTGGGCCTGCCTTTAACGATAAAGGCAACTGTGTAGGCATTGCATTTCAGTCACTCAAGCATGAAGATGCAGAGAATATAGGTTATGTCATACCAACACCAGTTATCTTGCATTTTATACGGGATTACGAGAAGAATGGAGCATATACAGGTATTTGGGCACTTAGAGTGGGATGAAGATCAGACTTTGGTCCTTTTATGTTATGGTCATTGTTTGGCATTGGTCGTTGTTATGATTTACCTTGTTCTTTACTTAaagcaataacatttattgGATGCCAGGTTTTCCAATTCTTGGTCTCGAGTGgcagaaaatggaaaatcctGATCTTCGTGAGGCTATGGGTATGAAACAAGATCAGAAGGGTGTCCGTATTAGGCGTATTGATCCCACCGGCCCAGAATCCAAAGTTTTGAAGCCAGGAGATATTATTCTCAGCTTTGATGGGGTTGATATTGCAAATGATGGAACGggtaaatatatgttttatcatttttgcATCATGTAAAAACATCATCCTTGGATTGACAACCATCTATTGACTCATTTAGCCTCTTCTTGAATAATACTTAATAGTAATTGGATATTTTGATTACTTCCATTAACACGGAGATTAGCAAAATATACCAAGATACATAGTGTTCACTACCTACCAAAAGTAGAAAGAAAGATAGATAGACTAACCTAAACCGCCAATTATTTGAGTGAAAAGCTCTCCTTTGATAGAAGGCTGAATGAGGTTAAAGCATAATTTCCGAGTACCATTATTTGCAGCAATATGTAGAAGAGCAAGTCTGCcacatctttttttttcctctcctttCCTTCGTCTAAAtactaaaaagtaaaaatgttGGATGCCCATTCTTTGGAGATTTCTTATCTCACTTCTAATTTTCTTCATGTCATGCTTTATTATACAATAATTTTCACATGTTTTCTATTCTTTTCATCCCTCTTCTCTGAAGCTGGGTTTTCCCCCCTTGCATCATGTGTTGACTTAATATCTAGAGGCTATTGATCCCTCAATATGTTTAGGTGCCTTTAGCAGAAAACACTGGTTTGTGGTTCTAATGCAAGTGCTTGGCAGAATCCAATCCTTGGATTGTTTCTTCTATGTCTATACAAGTTATAAACTTATTTTGGAAAATGAATTCTGTtaattcctcttcttttctaTTTGATAGCGCTTTCTGTCACTATTTTTTGCAGTTCCTTTCCGGCATGGTGAGCGTATAGGATTTAGTTACCTTGTCTCTCAGAAATATACTGGTAATAGTGCAACAATAAAAGTTCTGCGCAACTCTGAGACACTCAGTTTTAACTACCAGCTTGCTACTTACAGAAGGCTCATTCCTGCACACAATGAGGGCAAGCCCCCTTCTTATTACATTGTTGCAGGATTTGTTTTCTCCACTGTATCCGTTCCTTATCTCCGGTCTGAGGTTTGTTACCCAAAATAGTTTTTACCTCACCCCAAATTCTATGAAAAAGCTTTAGTTACTCTGATTTTGTCTtctatgtttgtttgtttgtttgtttatacacacacacacacacacatattttAAATGATGGATTTTAAAAGgatatgaaaaacaattttgatgTGTTTAAAAGTTTGTTGaacaaaatttagaattttgaaGTTGAGTGATTTTAGCATGGTTCAGTTGGGCATGATTCTCTTATTGTCTGTGGAACTGCTATAGCTGTTGGGTATCTAGCTCAGTTTTTACCTGCCTTTTGGTACTATTTCATTATTCTATTGTGAGTGCACTGTAAATGGAATATTAAAACTTGTAGCAGCATCATCCTCAAGGACACTATAGCTGTCTTAATTTGTCGGATTTTTAAGCCTATTAGCTTTGTCTTCTAAACCCTAAACTTGAAATAGAAcatcttgaacaaagggctttGAAGGTTCTTCATTCCCAGACCCCAGTGATTCAAAGAACATTTCATTTATGGAAAGAATGTACCATTCATTTGTGGATCTCATTCCATTCAGTTTTGGAATGAATGTACCATTCTATTTCTCAAGCAGCTTATGTTGAAGGTTGTGAAATCATTTTTACAAGAAGGTTGTGCAATCATAGATCTCATTTTGATTATTAATGAAACTGTAGAAGAATGGAGAAGAAACAACAAGAGGagatttgttttcaaaatagaatttgaGAAAGTGTATGACATGGTGGATTGAAATTTCCTTGATGTGGCTTGCATCATGAATTTAGCTAAAGTTGGTTGTCAACTAAACTAATGTTCATTTTCATTGCAGTAGGGAAGGCTTTCAGGTGGGAAGTTTCCCTACTGTTTATTATTTGTGTTAGGAATATTAATAGGGAAATATTAGAGACATTATTAGCATATTTCGAGGACCTATTTGTCATCAACAGGAGTTGGTTAGTATGTTATACGTAGGGTGAATTGTTAGGAGGGTTTGGAGATAGGCAGAATTTTGGAAGAAGTTTTCTCCCCAGGGGAGAGATTGCAAAAGGCCTCTCCAATTGGAGAGGAGAGAATAGGAGTAGCTATAGAGGTGGAAAAGAGGGGAACATTTACGGCAATTAACCACCAGATCAATTATAGCCTTGAAAAAACTATGAAAGGAGAGACTCTTATCTTGGAAGATACCCTATTGATTTCTTGCCTAATATTCCAGAAGAAAGCTATTATAAGATTCTCCCAcagccttcttttccttcttgaaGGAATATCCCCCAAGGGTGAGGTTAAGCAGCAACCATGGCTTTCATTGAGTTAGTTGGTTTACCATCATGTTGAAGGAAAATGGAGGCTGAGCATTGGAGGTATAGGAGAAAGAAATATTGCCCTCCTCCGTGAAAGGCTTATAATAGACATTATCATTCTTTATAGCATAAGGTGATGAGTTCTGTTGAAGGAAAAGTCCTGTTCCGAGTATAAGAATGAACCTTTTGTCCtgttttgtttttgcttttgcttttgcttttttttttttttctttttttaagtctAAATCTTCTTTTGGTCCTTGAACTTTGAATAAtgttctattttggtccctggatttttaaaatgtttgttttagttCCTAAACTTCGAATACTgttttattttggtccctaaacttttaaaaatgtttgttttagtccctaaacttttttaaaaaatgcttaTTTTGGTCCCCGATAGATTAAGATTTTGTCAACTCGTTAACAAAACGGCAAGGTGACTTGTATTTTTGAATGATTAGGCTACCAAATAAGTTACCTAAGCTAAAAAAtctaaagtttcaattttgaaggTGGCAAAGCAGGAGAATTTAAAAGACATTTTTAGTTCACAATTTTGATCGTTCAGTATTTTAGCGTGTTGATTGTGTTGGCATTTTACTTTGCCTTTATCTTGCTCAATACATCTAGAGCGTAGTCATCCAAAAATACAAGCCCCTTCACATTTCTGTTGAAAAgctaacataattttaatagtaggtgttaaaaagagaaaatagagaaagagGAGACACatggtttacgtggaaaaccctagaacagggagaaaaaacaaCGATAGAGAATCTccgttttattaatttttacataatgTGAGGGATACAAGAGGATTCTTATTTATAGGTTTCAACAAGCCtaaatacaaaaaaagaaagaaaatagtgTAAAGTAAATAACTATAATACCCTCGGGACTATAAACAATCAACAAGTCCCTTATTTCCagcactc encodes:
- the LOC120082993 gene encoding protease Do-like 9; amino-acid sequence: MGEIKRKRGRKPKDSKAEALDFPPPTTATSTSVAVAMDDVFSVSNVELMDPASTSKHHQNRRGRPKKLSKHVENPDKFPQLSPSRRGPRGVENGDFTASGDALPTSIVSERVQPEWPGIARVVPAMDAVVKVFCVHTEPNFSLPWQRKRQYSSSSSGFVISGRRVLTNAHSVEHYTQVKLKKRGSDTKYLATVLAIGTECDIAMLTVEDDEFWVGVSPVEFGELPALQDAVTVVGYPIGGDTISVTSGVVSRIEILSYVHGSTELLGLQIDAAINSGNSGGPAFNDKGNCVGIAFQSLKHEDAENIGYVIPTPVILHFIRDYEKNGAYTGFPILGLEWQKMENPDLREAMGMKQDQKGVRIRRIDPTGPESKVLKPGDIILSFDGVDIANDGTVPFRHGERIGFSYLVSQKYTGNSATIKVLRNSETLSFNYQLATYRRLIPAHNEGKPPSYYIVAGFVFSTVSVPYLRSEHGKDYEYEAPVKLLDKLLHSMPQSPDEQLVVVSQVLVADINIGYEDIVNTQVLAFNGKPVKNLKSLANMVESCDDEFLKFDLEYQQIVVLRTSTAKAATSDILATHCIPSAMSNDLKA